One Cryptococcus decagattii chromosome 9, complete sequence DNA window includes the following coding sequences:
- a CDS encoding aspartate-tRNA(Asn) ligase — translation MSAENAPVNAANPEVAPVQSSADAPAQEGAPAPAGPSKSEIKKRAKEAEKAKKAAERAAREEEERKKREARESEDTAKQNYGKLPLHQSQERNGASNDLVGQRVVFRARLHNMRPQGAKIVFLTFRQQTHTLQGVLVASKEGDEHQVSKQMLKYATLIPAEAIVLVEGVVKEAEVKSCTIQNYEVGIQKIFTAVEVNELPFSIDDAARPESDFQRMETEDVQFARVALPTRLDNRVMDLRTPTNQAIFRIQSAVCQLFREHLNSEGFVEIHSPKLQGAATESGASVFKVKYFDREAFLAQSPQLAKQMAIVGDMERVYEIAPVFRAEDSNTHRHMTEFMGLDLEMAIEEHYHEAVDVLDSMLIHIFRGLQMKFKHEIETVKKQFPCEDFLFLEKTLRLPFKEGMKMLREAGATDAEGNPIGELDDMSTENEKLLGRLVREKYNTDYFILDKFPLAIRPFYTMPDPVDPTLSNSYDFFMRGEEILSGAQRIHDPTFLVERMKDVGIDPASMTGYLDAFKLGAPPHAGGGIGLERVVMLFLKLGNIRRASLFPRDPKRLAP, via the exons ATGTCCGCAGAGAACGCACCAGTCAACGCCGCGAACCCCGAGGTCGCCCCCGTCCAGTCCTCCGCGGACGCCCCCGCCCAGGAAGGTGCGCCAGCCCCCGCCGGCCCGTCCAAGTCCGAGATCAAGAAGCGTGCAAAGGAGGCTGaaaaggcgaagaaggcggCAGAGCGCGCAgcgagggaagaggaggaaaggaagaagcggGAGGCGAGGGAGTCGGAGGACACGGCGAAGCAGAACTATGGCAAGCTGCCCCTGCACCAGAGCCAGGAGCGGAATGGTGCGTC CAACGACCTCGTCGGCCAGAGGGTCGTCTTCCGAGCCAGGCTGCACAACATGCGTCCGCAAG GAGCCAAGATTGTCTTTCTCACTTTCCGACAACAAACCCACACTCTCCAAGGTGTCCTTGTCGCTTCCAAAGAGGGCGATGAGCACCAGGTATCCAAGCAAATGCTCAAGTACGCCACTCTTATCCCT GCCGAGGCTATCGTCCTTGTTGAAGGTGTAGTGAAAGAGGCCGAGGTCAAGAGCTGTACTATCCAAAACTATGAAGTTGGAATCCAAAAG ATCTTCACCGCCGTCGAGGTTAATGAGCTTCCATTCTCGATCGATGATGCTGCCCGTCCCGAATCCGACTTCCAGCGA ATGGAGACAGAGGACGTTCAGTTTGCGAGGGTTGCTTTGCCTACGCGACTTGACAACCGAGTGATGGATTTGCGA ACACCTACCAACCAAGCCATTTTCCGCATCCAATCCGCTGTTTGCCAACTCTTCCGCGAACACCTCAACTCTGAAGGGTTCGTCGAGATCCACTCGCCCAAACTCCAAGGCGCGGCGACCGAATCTGGCGCGTCGGTCTTCAAAGTCAAGTACTTTGACAGGGAGGCGTTTTTGGCGCAGTCCCCCCAGTTGGCGAAGCAGATGGCTATTGTGGGTGATATGGAGAGGGTTTATGAGATTGCCCCTG TATTCCGAGCCGAAGACTCCAATACTCACCGCCACATGACCGAATTCATGGGTCTCGATCTCGAAATGGCTATTGAAGAGCATTACCACGAAGCTGTCGATGTCCTCGACAGTATGCtcatccacatcttccGTGGTTTGCAGATGAAATTCAAGCATGAGATTGAGACGGTGAAAAAGCAGTTCCCATGTGAGGATTTCTTGTTTTTGGAGAAAACGTTGAGGTTGCCTTTCAAGGAAGGAATGAAGATGTTGAGGGAGGCGGGGGCGACGGATGCGGAGGGTAACCCGATTGGAGAGTTGGATGATATGAG CACTGAGAATGAAAAACTACTCGGTCGATTGGTTCGTGAAAAATACAACACCGACTACTTTATCCTCGACAAATTCCCTCTTGCCATCCGTCCCTTTTACACCATGCCCGACCCTGTTGACCCTACCCTCTCCAACTCGTACGATTTCTTTATGCGCGGTGAAGAAATCCTTTCTGGCGCACAACGTATCCATGACCCGACCTTTttggtggagaggatgaaggatgtGGGGATCGACCCGGCGTCGATGACGGGATACCTCGATGCGTTCAAGTTGGGTGCGCCACCCCATGCGGGAGGCGGGATTGGGTTGGAGAGGGTGGTGATGTTGTTCTTGAAGCTGGGGAATATTAGGAGGGCGAGTTTGTTTCCCAGGGATCCAAAGAGGTTGGCTCCTTAG